One Nocardioides oleivorans DNA segment encodes these proteins:
- a CDS encoding TetR/AcrR family transcriptional regulator — protein sequence MSSLRHMSDPRLDAYLDSARDCILDVGWRRTTLTEVARRAGVSRMTIYRAWPDMGSLLGDLMTREWVGIAAATRVAAVDTSTPHGIAAAALSTVRALRDNELFVRIVELDPDLMLPYLLDRRGRSQEALIEILATEIESGQRAGTIHGGDPVLMARGLMLAGHGFVFSALTMTDDQVSLELLDGQLLHLVSSSLAPR from the coding sequence ATGTCGTCACTTCGTCACATGTCGGACCCGAGGCTCGACGCCTACCTCGACTCCGCCCGCGACTGCATCCTCGACGTCGGGTGGCGGCGCACGACGCTGACCGAGGTCGCCCGGAGGGCCGGGGTCTCCCGGATGACGATCTACCGCGCGTGGCCCGACATGGGCTCGCTGCTCGGCGACCTGATGACCCGCGAGTGGGTGGGCATCGCGGCCGCCACGCGGGTCGCCGCCGTCGACACCAGCACGCCCCACGGCATCGCGGCCGCCGCCCTCTCCACCGTCCGGGCACTGCGTGACAACGAGCTGTTCGTCCGCATCGTCGAGCTCGACCCCGACCTGATGCTGCCCTACCTCCTCGACCGCCGCGGCCGCTCGCAGGAGGCCCTCATCGAGATCCTCGCCACCGAGATCGAGAGCGGCCAGCGGGCCGGCACGATCCACGGCGGTGACCCCGTGCTGATGGCCCGCGGCCTCATGCTGGCCGGCCACGGCTTCGTCTTCTCCGCCCTGACGATGACCGACGACCAGGTCAGCCTCGAGCTGCTCGACGGCCAGCTCCTCCACCTCGTCTCGTCGTCGCTGGCACCCCGATGA
- a CDS encoding FAD-binding oxidoreductase has protein sequence MTLETPTVEMHPQRWGDPAAATDLPESARGLVELAFGLQDRPAVTDARPPESAIAEALLDGLRSIVGDAHVLLDDETRILRTRGKSTPDLLRARAGDLDDAPDAVVRPDGHDEVAAVLAWAAEHRVAVVPFGGGTCVTGGLAARRDGFAGLVSLDLVRMKRLLALDEVSMTATLEPGLRGPEAEALLGEHGLTLGHYPQSFEHASIGGFAATRSSGQSSAGYGRFDAMVVGLTAATPTGSLDLGSSPANAAGPDLRQLLLGSEGAFGVITSVTVRVRRAPTETAYDGWRWPSFDAGSDAMRTLAQSGLLPTVVRLSDETETAINLADPSSIGGTDDPGCLMVTGYEGTADQVAARRAAVTAVLAGLGGTPLGTGPGDAWVQGRFHAPYLRDSLLDHGVLVETLETATFWSHRSRLYADVKAALASSLGEGSLVLCHVSHVYETGCSLYFTVAARQGDDPVAQWRVAKAAASDAMIAAGATITHHHAVGTDHKPWFAREIGEVGVRVLRAVKAELDPAGILNPGVLVP, from the coding sequence ATGACCCTCGAGACGCCCACCGTCGAGATGCACCCGCAGCGCTGGGGCGATCCCGCCGCCGCGACCGACCTGCCGGAGTCCGCGCGCGGACTCGTCGAGCTCGCCTTCGGGCTGCAGGACCGCCCCGCGGTCACGGACGCGCGGCCCCCGGAGAGTGCGATCGCCGAGGCCCTCCTCGACGGACTGCGCTCGATCGTCGGCGACGCACACGTGCTCCTCGACGACGAGACGCGCATCCTGCGCACGCGCGGCAAGTCGACGCCCGACCTGCTCCGCGCCCGCGCCGGCGACCTCGACGACGCGCCGGACGCCGTGGTCCGGCCCGACGGCCACGACGAGGTCGCGGCCGTGCTCGCGTGGGCCGCGGAGCACCGGGTTGCGGTCGTGCCGTTCGGCGGCGGCACGTGCGTGACCGGCGGGCTGGCCGCGCGACGCGACGGCTTCGCCGGGCTCGTCAGCCTCGACCTCGTCCGGATGAAGCGCCTCCTCGCCCTCGACGAGGTCTCGATGACCGCGACCCTGGAGCCCGGTCTGCGCGGCCCCGAGGCCGAGGCGCTCCTCGGCGAGCACGGGCTCACGCTCGGGCACTACCCCCAGTCGTTCGAGCACGCCTCCATCGGCGGCTTCGCGGCGACCAGGTCGAGCGGTCAGTCGAGCGCCGGCTACGGCCGGTTCGACGCGATGGTCGTCGGTCTGACCGCCGCCACCCCGACCGGGTCGCTCGACCTCGGGTCCTCACCGGCCAACGCCGCCGGCCCCGACCTCCGCCAGCTGCTGCTGGGCTCGGAGGGCGCCTTCGGCGTCATCACCTCGGTGACCGTGCGCGTGCGGCGCGCGCCCACCGAGACGGCGTACGACGGGTGGCGCTGGCCGTCGTTCGACGCGGGCTCCGACGCGATGCGCACCCTCGCGCAGTCCGGGCTGCTGCCGACGGTGGTGCGGCTGTCCGACGAGACCGAGACGGCGATCAACCTCGCCGATCCCTCCTCGATCGGCGGCACCGACGACCCCGGCTGCCTGATGGTCACCGGCTACGAGGGGACGGCCGACCAGGTGGCGGCCCGGCGGGCGGCCGTCACCGCCGTGCTGGCGGGCCTCGGCGGCACGCCGCTCGGCACCGGACCGGGGGACGCGTGGGTCCAGGGCCGGTTCCACGCGCCGTACCTCCGCGACTCGCTCCTCGACCACGGCGTGCTCGTCGAGACCCTCGAGACCGCGACGTTCTGGTCCCACCGCTCGCGGCTGTACGCCGACGTGAAGGCCGCGCTGGCCTCCTCGCTCGGCGAGGGATCGCTCGTGCTGTGCCACGTCTCGCACGTCTACGAGACCGGGTGCTCGCTCTACTTCACCGTCGCCGCGCGGCAGGGCGACGACCCGGTCGCGCAGTGGCGGGTCGCCAAGGCCGCCGCCAGCGACGCGATGATCGCCGCCGGCGCGACCATCACCCACCACCACGCCGTCGGCACCGACCACAAGCCGTGGTTCGCCCGGGAGATCGGCGAGGTCGGCGTCCGGGTGCTGCGGGCCGTGAAGGCCGAGCTCGACCCTGCCGGGATCCTCAACCCGGGCGTCCTTGTCCCGTAG